In Gossypium raimondii isolate GPD5lz chromosome 12, ASM2569854v1, whole genome shotgun sequence, a single window of DNA contains:
- the LOC128031897 gene encoding zinc finger BED domain-containing protein RICESLEEPER 3-like produces the protein MAIKMKEKYDKYWGDIDKMNLLMFVACVLNPKQKLKYLEFALSEMSSSEKACEMMLKLKEYLYELFDEYKPPLHSTCSQSSVSTHVSIGEPQQKMKRRMQVLYKKRELEICGEDKTSELDKYLAEANEEFVEDFDILLWWKVNNPRFPTLSKTARDVLAIPVSTVASESAFSTGGHVLDQYRSSLTPKIVQALVCTQDWIRRSSSQEDIKKIEEQIQELDKIENGLMQMEIFCSDEMDIMENIKTYMSIMC, from the exons ATGGCCATCAAGATGAAAGAGAAGTATGATAAGTATTGGGGTGATATTGATAAGATGAATTTGCTTATGTttgttgcttgtgttttaaatcctaaacaaaaactaaagtatCTTGAATTTGCACTTAGTGAAATGTCTAGTTCTGAAAAAGCTTGTGAAATGATGCTAAAGTTGAAGGAATATTTGTATGAATTGTTTGATgagtataagcctccacttcATAGTACTTGTAGCCAATCGAGTGTGTCAACACATGTTTCTATTGGTGAAccacaacaaaaaatgaaaaggcgAATGCAAGTTTTGTATAAAAAGCGTGAGTTGGAAATTTGTGGTGAGGATAAAACATCTGAGTTGGATAAATATCTAGCTGAGGCTAATGAAGAATTTGttgaagattttgatattttattgtggTGGAAAGTGAACAACCCTAGATTTCCCACTCTTTCAAAAACTGCCAGAGATGTGCTAGCTATACCGGTTTCTACGGTTGCTTCAGAGTCTGCATTTAGCACCGGGGGACATGTGCTTGATCAATATAGGAGttctttaactcctaaaattgtaCAAGCTCTTGTGTGTACTCAAGATTGGATTCGAAGATCATCATCACAAGAAGAcataaaaaagattgaagaacAAATCCAAGAGCTTGACAAGattgaaaatg gtttaatgcaaATGGAGATATTTTGTAGTGATGAAATGGATATAATGGAGAATATTAAAACTTACATgtcaattatgtgttaa